The following are encoded together in the Glycine soja cultivar W05 chromosome 5, ASM419377v2, whole genome shotgun sequence genome:
- the LOC114413260 gene encoding filament-like plant protein 3 — MDRRSWLWRRKSSEKSPGETESSGSISSLSERFSDEQVYPTQAGFSPEVTSKAAPNEEVSTPKKSKEEDTDVKIITDKLATALLTISAKEDLVKQHSKVAEEAVSGWEKAENEVSSLKQKLDAERKKNSILEDRVGHLDGALKECMRQLRQAREVQEQKIVEAVVNSSRDWESKKSELERKVAELEAQLQTVKADAAASIRFDLHQRLEAVQKENSSLKHELQSRLEELEFRIVERDLRSQAAETASKQHLESVKKVAKLEAECRRLKAMTRKTFSVNDHRSVTASSVYAESFTDSMSDSGDRLLAVESDMRKLGGWEMNECELSRFDSCSSSLVMELDQFKNEKGNGKNHAVPSTEINLMDDFLEMERLAALPDGESGSSFVREGVASDQSNVGQATMKAEIEAMIQKDDELEKKLGKMEAEMEAMIQKNVELEKKLKKMEAGKVEVDMVLTKYQMQLETSESQTREAELKVAEFQTQLALAKKSNQEACEELKATKAKKAIVESTLKLTQTEVEELISQIRSLEEKIQKERALSAKNSIKWGKLEDELSKMKHKVLVQQDTEIKHRECVNLDLKLKQEKELARAASRFAECQKTIASLGQQLKSLATLEDFLLDSDNPMESTCQVTKGHQNGGEHLKLHHSDLSLPKKDSESPISFNSPITNEKSSNGFGKFIPRSKSVSKRGGTR, encoded by the exons ATGGACAGGAGGAGTTGGCTTTGGCGCAGGAAGTCATCTGAGAAAAGTCCAGGTGAAACAGAGAGTTCTGGTTCAATTTCATCTCTTTCAGAAAGATTCTCTGATGAACAG GTATATCCAACCCAAGCTGGTTTTTCTCCTGAAGTCACGTCTAAGGCTGCACCGAATGAAGAAGTTAGTACccccaaaaaaagtaaagaagaagATACAGATGTGAAAATTATTACAGACAAATTAGCTACTGCTCTGCTGACAATTAGTGCAAAAGAAGACTTAGTAAAGCAGCATTCTAAAGTTGCAGAAGAAGCTGTCTCAG gCTGGGAGAAGGCTGAAAATGAAGTGTCATCTTTAAAACAAAAGCTTGATGCTGAAAGGAAGAAGAACTCAATTCTCGAAGACCGAGTTGGTCATCTTGATGGGGCACTCAAAGAGTGTATGAGGCAGCTTCGACAAGCTAGAGAAGTGCAAGAGCAAAAGATTGTTGAGGCTGTTGTGAATAGTTCTCGTGACTGGGAATCCAAAAAATCTGAACTTGAGAGGAAAGTTGCTGAACTTGAGGCTCAACTTCAAACAGTTAAAGCAGATGCTGCTGCATCAATTCGTTTTGATCTTCACCAGAGACTAGAGGCTGTGCAGAAAGAGAATTCAAGTCTTAAACATGAGCTGCAATCTCGACTAGAGGAACTAGAATTTAGGATAGTCGAGAGGGATTTGAGATCTCAAGCAGCTGAGACAGCTAGCAAGCAACATTTGGAGAGTGTCAAGAAGGTTGCTAAGCTTGAAGCTGAGTGCCGTAGACTGAAAGCCATGACTCGCAAAACATTTTCTGTCAATGATCACAGGTCTGTGACTGCATCTTCAGTTTATGCTGAGTCCTTCACAGATAGCATGTCAGATAGTGGAGATAGGTTACTTGCAGTTGAAAGTGATATGCGTAAATTAGGTGGCTGGGAGATGAATGAATGTGAGCTAAGCCGTTTCGATTCATGTTCATCTTCTTTAGTTATGGAACTTGATCAATTCAAGAATGAAAAGGGTAACGGAAAAAATCATGCGGTCCCTTCAACTGAGATCAATCTCATGGATGATTTCCTTGAGATGGAAAGGCTTGCTGCATTGCCAGATGGTGAAAGTGGAAGCAGTTTTGTTAGGGAAGGAGTGGCATCAGATCAATCTAATGTTGGTCAGGCTACAATGAAAGCTGAAATAGAAGCTATGATTCAAAAGGATGAtgaattggagaagaagctgggGAAAATGGAAGCTGAAATGGAAGCTATGATTCAAAAGAATGTtgaattggagaagaagctgaagAAAATGGAAGCAGGTAAAGTTGAGGTAGACATGGTTTTAACCAAGTACCAAATGCAGCTTGAGACATCAGAGAGTCAGACAAGGGAAGCAGAGTTGAAGGTTGCAGAGTTTCAAACCCAGTTAGCTCttgcaaaaaaatcaaatcaagaaGCATGTGAAgaactaaaagcaacaaaagcAAAGAAGGCGATAGTTGAGTCTACACTCAAACTTACTCAAACTGAGGTTGAAGAACTGATTTCACAAATCCGTTCTTTGGAGGAAAAGATTCAGAAGGAGCGAGCTTTGTCTGCTAAGAATTCAATCAAATGGGGAAAATTGGAGGATGAACTTTCAAAAATGAAGCACAAAGTTCTAGTTCAGCAAGATACCGAGATAAAGCATAGGGAATGTGTTAATCTCGATTTGAAGTTAAAACAG GAAAAGGAACTAGCACGGGCTGCTAGTAGATTTGCTGAGTGCCAGAAGACCATTGCATCTCTTGGACAGCAGTTAAAATCCCTTGCAACTTTGGAAGACTTTCTACTTGATTCAGACAACCCTATGGAGTCAACTTGTCAAGTCACTAAAGGTCACCAAAATGGTGGTGAACATTTGAAACTACATCATAGTGATTTGAGCTTGCCCAAAAAAGATTCTGAGTCACCCATTTCGTTTAACTCACCAATTACCAATGAGAAAAGCAGTAATGGCTTTGGTAAGTTCATCCCCAGAAGCAAGAGTGTAAGCAAAAGAGGAGGAACTCGCTGA